The following coding sequences lie in one Glycine max cultivar Williams 82 chromosome 19, Glycine_max_v4.0, whole genome shotgun sequence genomic window:
- the LOC102666566 gene encoding uncharacterized protein, translating into MHPEFPEEDIMALFGEKADDEDRDKWIVWFKDASNTLGHGVGAVLVSPDNQCIPFMLLKVYGDSALVIRQLRGEWETRDHKLIPYQAYIKKLAEFFDDVSFHHVPREENQMADALATLASMFQLTSHGDLLYIEFRCHRKPAYCCLIEEEQDGKRWYFDIKRYVEYKECPEGASDNDKRMLRRLAIGFFLGGGILYK; encoded by the exons atgcatccggagtTTCCAGAggaagacatcatggccttgttcgggGAGAAGGCGGACGATGAGGATAGGGATAAGTGGATAGTGTGGTTCAAAGACGCATCCAACACCCTAGGCCATGGGGTTGGGGCGGTGTTGGTCTCTCCCGACAATCAATGCATTCCCTTCATG TtgctcaaagtgtatggagactcggccTTGGTAATTCGCCAGCTGAggggagaatgggaaactagggatcataAATTGATACCCTATCAGGCCTACATCAAGAAACTGGCCGAGTTCTTCGATGATGTCTCCTTCCACCATGTTCCCAGAGAGGAAAATCAGATGGCTGATGCGCTTGCCACTctagcatccatgtttcaactaaCTTCACATGGAGACTTGTTGTACATCGAGTTCCGATGTCACAGAAAGCCCGCATATTGCTGCTTGATAGAAGAGGAGCAAGATGGTAAACGGTGGtacttcgacatcaagcgatacgtAGAGTATAAGGAGTGTCCAGAGGGGGCTTCTGACAACGACAAGAGGATGTTGCGGAGGTTGGCAATTGGTTTCTTTCTAGGCGGAGGTATCCTATACAAGTGA